The Shewanella japonica genome has a window encoding:
- a CDS encoding GNAT family N-acetyltransferase: MEQLHTERLQISLMTLNDGDLLFELDQDPAVMQYINGGKVTSAQEIEDIYIPRLAKYINPERGWGLWKVSLKEHPSSFLGWILIRPMHFFTLSPSYSDLEIGWRFKQSTWGRGIATESAKAVMEHLLATQQNIKYFSAIADEENLASINIMKKLGMKYIEKLSHPDVEGDVDVVLYSKDTKKAN; the protein is encoded by the coding sequence ATGGAACAGTTACACACTGAACGATTGCAAATTAGTTTAATGACACTCAACGATGGCGACTTGTTGTTTGAGTTAGATCAAGACCCTGCTGTGATGCAATACATAAACGGTGGCAAAGTCACTTCAGCACAAGAAATAGAAGACATTTATATTCCGAGGTTAGCTAAATACATCAACCCAGAACGAGGTTGGGGACTTTGGAAAGTATCTCTTAAAGAGCATCCTAGTTCTTTTCTTGGTTGGATACTCATTCGACCTATGCATTTCTTCACCCTGTCTCCTTCATATTCTGATTTAGAAATTGGCTGGCGTTTTAAACAATCAACATGGGGAAGAGGAATAGCGACTGAAAGTGCAAAAGCTGTGATGGAGCATTTGCTTGCAACTCAGCAAAACATAAAGTATTTTTCCGCCATTGCAGATGAAGAAAACCTAGCTTCAATTAATATAATGAAAAAACTGGGTATGAAATATATTGAAAAACTGTCGCATCCTGATGTGGAAGGCGATGTAGACGTTGTTTTATATTCAAAAGACACAAAAAAAGCCAACTAA